In Acipenser ruthenus chromosome 16, fAciRut3.2 maternal haplotype, whole genome shotgun sequence, the following proteins share a genomic window:
- the LOC117412028 gene encoding interleukin-13 receptor subunit alpha-1-like isoform X2: MYRIRRQMGLVMFWFIGLLLMITWAESYRDKIPAPRNLTSSIKNPFDVTWSWSPPDGVAADKGCIKYESSLNSKNHVRDFSLSREVYFALNDEIHFHVKAFNICDSSKDGEWANISLPAPPGDVESSVKHFQCVIYEEGCMNCTWQPGTKPHFAYSLYYWQKNLGELQTCSEYIVSDGVRQGCHFHESRQPWNASRIVYILVNGSQDYAEVRPFHSAVDPQTIVKPYPPNITSITLKENKLFVEWAEPSHFPTRCIAFDLRYKDSILTHWKDITGIKDPKFSFDIELKKKYMVQVRSQYNGYCGSKSLGEWSEVKHYGEAAETDRTLYIVVLIVAPLVVAAAAITLLVYLKRLQIYLLPPIPDPGKLFKDMFERNGEMLNWTMQAKECQIFIPKEEVCIPVLVEVEQELECISDYQNLKRTGTGKGSEELL; encoded by the exons ATGTATCGGATACGCAGACAGATGGGATTAgtaatgttttggtttattgGATTGCTTTTAATGATCACCTGGGCTGAAAGTTACAGAG ATAAGATCCCAGCCCCGAGAAACCTCACGTCTTCCATAAAGAACCCGTTTGATGTGACGTGGTCATGGAGCCCCCCAGACGGTGTAGCTGCAGacaaaggctgtataaaatacgAGTCTTCATTAAACTCT aaAAATCATGTCAGGGATTTCAGTCTGTCTCGGGAAGTTTACTTTGCTTTGAATGATGAAATTCATTTCCATGTGAAAGCATTTAATATTTGTGATTCCAGTAAGGACGGTGAATGGGCAAACATATCTCTACCAGCACCACCAG GCGATGTAGAAAGTTCAGTGAAACATTTCCAGTGTGTTATCTATGAGGAGGGATGCATGAACTGCACTTGGCAGCCTGGCACTAAACCACACTTCGCATACAGCCTCTACTACTG GCAAAAAAACCTGGGCGAACTGCAAACATGCAGCGAATACATCGTGAGTGATGGTGTGAGGCAGGGATGCCATTTCCACGAGTCCAGACAGCCGTGGAATGCATCCCGTATTGTGTATATTCTAGTCAATGGATCCCAAGATTATGCTGAAGTCAGACCCTTCCACTCGGCGGTTGACCCACAGACAATAG TGAAGCCTTATCCTCCAAACATTACAAGCATAAcattgaaagaaaacaaactcTTCGTTGAGTGGGCAGAACCAAGTCACTTCCCCACACGTTGCATTGCCTTTGATCTAAGATACAAGGACAGCATATTGACACACTGGAAAGAT ATAACTGGAATAAAAGACCCTAAATTCAGCTTCGATATTGAGCTAAAGAAAAAATACATGGTTCAAGTGCGTTCCCAATACAATGGCTACTGTGGAAGCAAGAGCTTGGGTGAATGGAGTGAAGTGAAACACTATG GTGAAGCAGCTGAAACGGACCGGACTCTCTACATTGTTGTGTTAATTGTTGCTCCTCTTGTGGTCGCTGCAGCAGCTATTACACTTCTGGTTTATCTCAAAAG acTCCAGATTTATCTACTGCCTCCGATCCCTGACCCAGGAAAGCTTTTCAAAGACATGTTTGAAAGGAATGGAGAGATGCTG AACTGGACAATGCAAGCAAAGGAATGCCAGATATTCATTCCTAAAGAAGAAGTCTGTATCCCagtcctggtggaggtggagcaGGAACTGGAATGCATATCGGATTATCAGAACCTGAAGAGAACCGGAACTGGAAAAGGATCCGAGGAGTTATTGTGA
- the LOC117412028 gene encoding interleukin-13 receptor subunit alpha-1-like isoform X1: MYRIRRQMGLVMFWFIGLLLMITWAESYRDKIPAPRNLTSSIKNPFDVTWSWSPPDGVAADKGCIKYESSLNSKNHVRDFSLSREVYFALNDEIHFHVKAFNICDSSKDGEWANISLPAPPGMAEGLTSRQKKGQQNQKGDVESSVKHFQCVIYEEGCMNCTWQPGTKPHFAYSLYYWQKNLGELQTCSEYIVSDGVRQGCHFHESRQPWNASRIVYILVNGSQDYAEVRPFHSAVDPQTIVKPYPPNITSITLKENKLFVEWAEPSHFPTRCIAFDLRYKDSILTHWKDITGIKDPKFSFDIELKKKYMVQVRSQYNGYCGSKSLGEWSEVKHYGEAAETDRTLYIVVLIVAPLVVAAAAITLLVYLKRLQIYLLPPIPDPGKLFKDMFERNGEMLNWTMQAKECQIFIPKEEVCIPVLVEVEQELECISDYQNLKRTGTGKGSEELL; this comes from the exons ATGTATCGGATACGCAGACAGATGGGATTAgtaatgttttggtttattgGATTGCTTTTAATGATCACCTGGGCTGAAAGTTACAGAG ATAAGATCCCAGCCCCGAGAAACCTCACGTCTTCCATAAAGAACCCGTTTGATGTGACGTGGTCATGGAGCCCCCCAGACGGTGTAGCTGCAGacaaaggctgtataaaatacgAGTCTTCATTAAACTCT aaAAATCATGTCAGGGATTTCAGTCTGTCTCGGGAAGTTTACTTTGCTTTGAATGATGAAATTCATTTCCATGTGAAAGCATTTAATATTTGTGATTCCAGTAAGGACGGTGAATGGGCAAACATATCTCTACCAGCACCACCAG gaatggctgagggtctgacgtcacggcagaagaagggacaacaaaatcaaaaag GCGATGTAGAAAGTTCAGTGAAACATTTCCAGTGTGTTATCTATGAGGAGGGATGCATGAACTGCACTTGGCAGCCTGGCACTAAACCACACTTCGCATACAGCCTCTACTACTG GCAAAAAAACCTGGGCGAACTGCAAACATGCAGCGAATACATCGTGAGTGATGGTGTGAGGCAGGGATGCCATTTCCACGAGTCCAGACAGCCGTGGAATGCATCCCGTATTGTGTATATTCTAGTCAATGGATCCCAAGATTATGCTGAAGTCAGACCCTTCCACTCGGCGGTTGACCCACAGACAATAG TGAAGCCTTATCCTCCAAACATTACAAGCATAAcattgaaagaaaacaaactcTTCGTTGAGTGGGCAGAACCAAGTCACTTCCCCACACGTTGCATTGCCTTTGATCTAAGATACAAGGACAGCATATTGACACACTGGAAAGAT ATAACTGGAATAAAAGACCCTAAATTCAGCTTCGATATTGAGCTAAAGAAAAAATACATGGTTCAAGTGCGTTCCCAATACAATGGCTACTGTGGAAGCAAGAGCTTGGGTGAATGGAGTGAAGTGAAACACTATG GTGAAGCAGCTGAAACGGACCGGACTCTCTACATTGTTGTGTTAATTGTTGCTCCTCTTGTGGTCGCTGCAGCAGCTATTACACTTCTGGTTTATCTCAAAAG acTCCAGATTTATCTACTGCCTCCGATCCCTGACCCAGGAAAGCTTTTCAAAGACATGTTTGAAAGGAATGGAGAGATGCTG AACTGGACAATGCAAGCAAAGGAATGCCAGATATTCATTCCTAAAGAAGAAGTCTGTATCCCagtcctggtggaggtggagcaGGAACTGGAATGCATATCGGATTATCAGAACCTGAAGAGAACCGGAACTGGAAAAGGATCCGAGGAGTTATTGTGA